In Struthio camelus isolate bStrCam1 chromosome 4, bStrCam1.hap1, whole genome shotgun sequence, a genomic segment contains:
- the JCHAIN gene encoding immunoglobulin J chain, with protein sequence MKNSLLLWVALAVSLGFILVAGYPRAYEDEEYVLVNNKCKCATVTSKFVPSKENPREEILERNIRIIVPLKSRENISDPTSPLRTTFVYRMSELCKKCDPIEIELGGEIYNAQQSTSCDGTETCYTYNRDKCYTTTFPFLYRGETKTIRAALTPASCYAD encoded by the exons ATGAAGAACTCTTTGTTGCTGTGGGTGGCCTTGGCCGTCTCCTTGGGGTTCATTCTTGTGGCAG GTTATCCACGAGCATACGAGGATGAGGAGTACGTGCTGGTCAACAACAAGTGTAAATGTGCAACAGTGACCTCGAAGTTTGTCCCCTCTAAAGAAAACCCCAGGGAAGAAATCCTGGAGAGAAACATACGCATCAT agtccccctgaagagccgagaGAACATCTCCGACCCTACATCCCCGCTCAGAACCACTTTTGTCTACCGCATGTCTGAACT ATGCAAGAAGTGTGATCCCATAGAAATTGAGCTGGGTGGTGAGATATACAATGCCCAGCAGAGCACCTCCTGCGACGGTACGGAAACCTGCTACACCTACAACAGGGACAAGTGCTATACCACAACCTTCCCATTCCTCTACCGCGGGGAGACAAAAACTATTCGAGCAGCTCTGACACCAGCATCCTGCTATGCTGATTAG
- the UTP3 gene encoding something about silencing protein 10, with protein sequence MRTRRGTVLRPPPPPRANDDGEDDAGSEEAEVPAGEARTESFADEVEDFHEAQFQAVMAALESGDEAGGSEEEEEEEVLALELPEEDSEEEEEEEEGDEEEGEEVLGLELSEDHSAEEDGGGSEESEEEEEDEGGELSMESDLEERGHDTEVPHELSWGQRKQLYYDTDYGSDARAKAKRSRQELDAEEEEEEEEAQVIQKRLVQDLGEDDYGLDVIQGYLAEQQKAHQADKGQKIAKDFQALSKKEQLKLLKQESPELLQLLEDFEVKLMELKDELHPLLQMIKNGTIPQGKGSRYLQTKYHLYLNYCANISFYLVLKSKRMPVHSHPVIERLVDYRNIINDLAVVDEKLSSEVRLLLKKYYDKKEDRPREQKKFAVLLPQAANKNKPKLAPAFPNGRRSASEPADESDLDEEAALRYYKMMEEKLKLKRKRTEDQDMLEEELVQEEEDPNKKRGVTYQMIKNKGLTPRRKKIDRNPRVKHREKFRRAKIRRKGQVREVRRELHRYAGELSGIRAGVKKSRKLQ encoded by the coding sequence ATGAGGACGCGCCGAGGTACCgtgctgcggccgccgccgccgccgcgggcgaaCGACGACGGCGAGGATGATGCGGGCTCGGAGGAGGCGGAGGTGCCGGCGGGGGAGGCGCGGACGGAGAGCTTCGCGGACGAGGTGGAGGACTTCCACGAGGCGCAGTTCCAGGCCGTGATGGCGGCGCTGGAGAGCGGGGACGAGGCGGgcggcagcgaggaggaggaggaggaggaagtgctggccttgGAGCTGCCCGAGGAggacagcgaggaggaggaggaggaggaggaaggcgacgaggaagagggggaggaagtGCTAGGACTGGAGCTTTCCGAGGACCACAGCgcggaggaggatggaggaggcagTGAGgagtcagaggaggaggaggaggatgaaggcgGGGAGCTGTCCATGGAGAGCGACCTGGAGGAACGCGGCCACGACACTGAGGTGCCCCACGAGCTCTCCTGGGGCCAGCGCAAGCAGCTCTACTACGACACGGACTACGGCAGCGATGCCCGGGCCAAGGCCAAGCGCAGCCGCCAAGAACTCGAtgccgaggaggaggaagaggaagaggaggcccaAGTAATCCAGAAGCGGTTGGTGCAGGACTTGGGGGAGGATGACTATGGGCTGGATGTGATCCAGGGTTacctggcagagcagcagaaagccCATCAGGCTGACAAAGGGCAGAAGATTGCCAAGGATTTTCAGGCCCTTTCCAAGAAAGAGCAGCTGAAGCTGCTGAAGCAGGAGTCCCcggagctcctgcagctgctcgAGGACTTTGAGGTCAAGTTAATGGAGCTCAAGGATGAACTACACCCACTGCTGCAAATGATCAAAAATGGCACAATCCCGCAAGGGAAAGGCAGTCGCTATCTGCAGACCAAGTATCATCTCTACCTGAATTATTGTGCCAATATCAGTTTCTATTTGGTTTTAAAGTCAAAGAGGATGCCAGTTCATAGTCACCCTGTTATCGAAAGACTGGTTGATTACAGAAATATAATCAATGATCTAGCTGTTGTAGATGAAAAGTTATCCTCAGAAGTTCGTctgcttctgaaaaaatattacGACAAGAAGGAAGATAGACCACGAGAACAGAAGAAGTTTGCAGTGCTTCTTCCGCAGGCtgctaataaaaacaaaccaaaacttgCCCCTGCTTTTCCTAACGGCCGGCGTAGTGCCAGTGAGCCGGCAGATGAGTCGGACTTGGATGAAGAAGCTGCCCTACGATATTATAAGATGATGGAGGAAAAGTTGAAACTCAAGAGGAAGAGAACTGAAGACCAGGATATGCTAGAAGAAGAACTGGTGCAGGAAGAAGAGGATCCAAATAAAAAGAGAGGGGTAACCTATCAGATGATCAAGAACAAAGGCCTCACCCCCAGAAGGAAGAAGATCGATCGTAACCCTCGGGTCAAGCATCGGGAGAAGTTCCGGCGGGCCAAGATCCGCCGGAAGGGCCAGGTCCGCGAAGTGCGGCGGGAGCTGCACAGATACGCTGGCGAACTGTCTGGTATTCGTGCGGGagttaagaaaagcagaaagcttcaatga